From Zymoseptoria tritici IPO323 chromosome 6, whole genome shotgun sequence, one genomic window encodes:
- a CDS encoding putative major facilitator superfamily transporter (MFS-MDR transporter belonging to the DHA1 subfamily. These type of MFS transporters are implicated in MDR Note: this model is located adjacent to a NRPS with high homology to toxA synthetase and next to a model containing an AMP binding domain module of NRPS.. ...), with amino-acid sequence MPKPEREDHSSDHKQDAKNSSPAPCSTAIAAVDEHSATDLLNPRHWPLWKKWTIIFCVSLLNFVDAIGSSASATAVPALLADFGHENVGRVAVILVVSVYVLGVAVGPVIVAPLSEKYGRLWLYNGCSVLFVVFNIGCARSTSIGALIALRALCGVVSAVPPTLGAGSIADLMDVKDRTMAIAVWALGAIIGRTSRPTIGPVAGAFIAEAAGWRWIFWALVIVGGAAALSSLLFMRETHHPTILRKAAKIPRNVYDTDQAESQLPSDGENISAALLLRPLVLLFTNSSILALSAYSALAVAYLYIFLTTLAETYTTIYGFSVGVAGLVYLSMGLGAIVGQLVYSALTDRTVRLHTARGDYKPEHRLLWAPIGSIVMPLALLWFGWSVEERAHWMVSVVALFPLGFGLVMEMVAPLAYLIDAFPDCAASAVAATVISRAVSGAFMPLISVPLYDALGQGWGNSLLALVAFLLVPVLLLISGHIHRLSRHVLHHRT; translated from the exons ATGCCAAAGCCGGAAAGGGAAGATCATAGCAGCGACCACAAGCAGGATGCAAAGAACTCCTCTCCAGCACCCTGCAGCACCGCCATCGCTGCAGTTGACGAGCATTCCGCGACCGACTTGCTCAACCCTCGCCACTGGCCCCTCTGGAAGAAATGGACAATTATTTTCTGCGTGTCATTGCTGAACTTTGTCGATGCCATTGGCAGCTCTGCGTCAGCAACGGCGGTGCCGGCGCTCCTTGCCGATTTCGGCCATGAGAATGTCGGGAGAGTTGCAGTCATTCTGGTTGTGTCGGTGTATGTCCTTGGAGTGGCCGTCGGTCCGGTCATCGTCGCTCCACTCTCGGAGAAATACGGCCGACTTTGGCTATACAACGGATGCAGCGTTCTGTTCGTGGTTTTCAACATTGGATGCGCGCGGAGCACGAGTATCGGCGCATTGATTGCGCTTCGAGCTCTTTGTGGTGTCGTCAGCGCAGTGCCACCCACGTTAGGGG cGGGCAGCATCGCGGACTTGATGGACGTAAAGGATCGCACGATGGCAATAGCAGTGTGGGCGCTCGGCGCCATCATCGGGCGA ACCTCTAGGCCAACCATAGGTCCTGTGGCAGGTGCCTTCATCGCGGAGGCCGCAGGATGGAGATGGATCTTCTGGGCTCTTGTGATCGTTGGAGGAGCGGCTGCGCTTTCAAGCCTGCTCTTCATGCGGGAAACTCACCACCCCACGATCCTACGGAAAGCGGCCAAGATTCCTCGGAACGTGTATGACACGGACCAAGCCGAATCACAGCTCCCGTCTGATGGAGAAAACATCTCAGCAGCCCTGTTGCTGCGGCCGTTGGTCTTGCTGTTCACCAACTCTTCTATCTTGGCTCTCTCTGCTTATTCTGCCCTCGCAGTCGCTTATCTCTACATATTTTTGACTACGCTTGCCGAGACGTACACGACCATATACGGATTCTCCGTCGGCGTGGCTGGCTTGGTGTACCTCAGCATGGGATTGGGCGCGATTGTTGGTCAGCTTGTGTACTCTGCATTGACCGACCGAACGGTTCGTCTCCACACTGCTCGTGGAGACTACAAACCCGAGCATCGACTTTTGTGGGCGCCGATAGGATCAATCGTCATGCCCTTGGCGTTGCTGTGGTTCGGATGGTCGGTTGAGGAGCGCGCGCACTGGATGGTTTCCGTGGTGGCCTTGTTCCCGTTGGGCTTTGGTCTAGTCATGGAGATG GTGGCACCGCTTGCGTATCTGATTGACGCGTTCCCGGATTGTGCAGCTTCCGCTGTAGCAGCAACGGTCATCTCGCGGGCAGTCTCTGGAGCGTTCATGCCTCTCATCAGCGTACCATTGTATGACGCTTTGGGACAGGGCTGGGGAAATTCGCTCTTGGCACTCGTTGCGTTTCTCCTCGTACCTGTACTACTGCTGATCTCCGGACACATCCATAGGCTGTCCCGGCACGTGTTGCATCACAGGACATGA